The Apium graveolens cultivar Ventura chromosome 10, ASM990537v1, whole genome shotgun sequence nucleotide sequence TGTTCCCCGCATGCAACCAGAGTTGTTTCGATCGCTGTCTCCAAAAAATTTCTTTCTGATCCAACACTAGATGTAACTGCTTTCTTGTCGACTCGTAAGCAATAACTGACTGTGAATCTCTCTTATTTCTTAGAATTTTCAGCTGAATCTGACATTCCTTTATTCGTTTGCCAAAGTTGCCAGTTACTTCTCGACCCCAAACCTTCAAACTTTCCGCGCATTTCTCCACTTTTTGCATTACATTGCCATTTGGGTCCTCCTCCCAGCAATCTTTTATAATTTGAAAACACGTAGATTCAGTTAACCAtgcattttcaaatttaaagtGTTTCTTTTTACTACCCCGGAATGGCTGCTCTGGTACAAGTAAAAGCGGACTATGGTCAGACGGAGAACCCTCAAGGTTGTAAACCTTAGCCCTACTAAATTTGTCAATCCACTGATCATTTGCAAGGACTCTGTCTAACCAAATTTCTATCCAGTTGCTAGTGTTACGCCCCCGTTCCCTAGTAAATTGGTGGCCAATGAGGTCTAGATCATAGAGCCGGGCATCAATCATGCACTCATTAAAACCCTCAATCAGATGACTAGGGTAAGAAGAACCTCCTTTCTTATCAGCTTGAGAGGTAACATTGTTGAAATCTCCTACTAAACACCAAGGGAGATTTGCATCGCGTGACAAATTCCTTAACAACTCCCACATTTTGTGTCTCTGAGATCTTGCAGGCTCCCCATAAATACCTGATAAATGCCAATCATCCATACCGTTGGAACTAATACAAACATCAATATGCGAACGAGAGAAGCTTAACAATTTGACATTAATAGCATTCTTCCAAAACATCGCAATACCTCCACTCTTGCCTTGAGGCTCAACTACAGCAAAGCCTTCAAACCCCCAATTATTACACAACTCCTCCATCTTGGCATAACTACTAATAGTCTCACTTAAGAACAGGAAGGCAAGCTTTTCTACACGGGTTAAGTCTTTAAGGAACTGAATCTTCCCAGGGGAACCCATACCCTGGCAGTTCTAAGTCAAGGCATTCATAATGATTGGCGGGTCTGCATAGCAGTCCCCGTCATTAGTTCGTTTTTTGATAGCTGCATAAGCCCGTCTGGTGTATCCATGTCCGTAGTTTGTTCCTGGGATTTTGCCTATGTGTCATTTTGGTCCAGATTGGTTCTTCTTCACTTTGGGTCCACCACAAATAAACTATCCGGCCCATTGGTGTTTCCCTCGAATACATTTTTTGATTTCTGAATATATTGATTTGGAATCTCCGTGTTTCCTTTGGAAGTGCCTAATATTTTTTCCTTATCCCTTAAACTAATTTGTTTTTCAATCGCTGATCTCGTGCTAACCTTTTTTGATTGAGCTTCATTATCGTGGTTTTCCATAATCTTATTATTATCCTTTAAAGTTGTTACAACTAACCTTCCATCCCCCTGAAATTTCGCCTTACCTTCCTCACTACCATTTCCAGTCGCCGGCGTGCTTGGAGTTGCAGGGCTTCCTCCCCAGTCACTTCCACCTTCACCATTTCTTAACCATCTTGATGTATTTTCATTCTTTGTATTCTTACTTGGTGCCCTTAACCACGTACCATATGTCCGTTCAATCTCCTTTCCTGGATTTGCATAGAATACGAACTCTAAGTCTATAGTATGCCTTGCATAAACCATTAAGGTTCGTTGGATCAGACTTGATAAATTGGCCAACATAATTAGCAATACCTTTCAATATATTTTCTGAAACAAGACCTTTGGGAATATCATACACCTGTATCCATATATCAGCTTCGTCCAATGTCATCTCCTTAGGATCTTCACCTCCTACTAACTGTTTAAGTACTAACATCCCTTGCTCAAATAACCATGGCCCACCATCAATAACCTTCTGCATATCCATGGGATGGTAAAAGACAAAAGAATATCTCATATCCCTTATATCATGAATCTCCACGCTTTCTTTTGGTATACTTATGATTTGACGATtatgtggtcaaagtatacttttaacttcaagcaactttataggttctatgattcttagccaaggtccaaataatagaagtgcaagtaattggctttgaatttgtgcttttgaagtttaggtggatgattacaaagtttactattgatcgacttataatcccccggaacactgaagatgctagaaggggttataagtgatacctttcgtaatgatactatatacacgaaatatgcgttgaccaagatcgagataaatgaaatgcaaagtaattggtcaactcgtgtgattaaatccacctttgaagtttagacggatgattacgaagtgcgagtaattggccaactcatgtgatttaatccgtctcttatatttgacaaaattacgaagatcactattgatcgatttataatctctcggaacactagagatgttagcGAGATTATAAAACGATACCTTTCGTAATTATACTATATTCATGAAATATGTTGgtcaagatcgagataaataaaatgcaagtaattggccaactcgcgatgtcaaatatgaaatctcactcgtgaggagttatttatatatttatgaattctcactcgtgaggagttatttagagatttaagtacttgtatattatagatcttcttcgtatagagcttcggtttgaagatcaagtacttattcgaatttcGAGTTTGAATCTTCGTTCTCTTTTCTTAGAGAACCTTCTTTATaggagatcttgtattagagcttgagatgaagtagagaaattaagtacatagctcaaaataaagaaaaccaaagaagaagctaaaaactcaccacttttggaaaacggtcggaaaaattcgccggaggttcggccggatttcGGCACTATGgacgaacttgggcagcccttcgggaggccggcAAGTGGTGGTGAATGATCTCACTTGGTGGgacaagcttggttgggtgaagctaagcttggatatcaaaaaccttaagaatatgtgtatatatttaagagagagaaggtttttgagaagaagtgtttgtatagaatttgaaagagatgaagagaggcacTTGTTGAAAAATTCTCAGCAAGTATTTGGCTTTTTAGCTTAAttaaaatgggttggggtgggggtttatttatagagaaagttgggtggaatgaatggttgagatttgagaaggattggatggtggatggagtgtattacatggattgatgacatggcaagtaggttgtgtttctttgaaaGTGGGAAGGAAGAACAagctagtattcattcaaatctcagctgatatatatatatatatatatattaaatatatattttcctttttttaatcattctttaattactttaattaaggattaagcatCATTAATcatgaccaccccaaaaactcttaaataaatatcattaaaatatgataattacctaaatattataaaatgatggCCTGCAAATTTTGGTCAATAAtggtcaatggtagctaggtcaaacgtggtcaactgtgggaccaactaccTCAAAATtcgtgcccggacaaaaattctcgaaacgctacaaaatttttaccatgcatataaaataccatttaagtgatccataccaaatttcaagtcattctattatgtggaagtatttatttagatttaaagcGATTCTATCGGCCTTTACTTCCGAATAAAAATACTATTGATCTGGGAATGAAAGAGATGGAtattttgaccaaagttttgacttgtatagatacttaaaatatatttcctaatatataaaatatatttgagtggtaggaaatatttttgagtatttttgaataattttctccgagaaatgctgattttacgaaacgggagaaaattactttaCGAACACACAGAATGAGtgtaaaaatggatattaatacttcaaccatgaatattaataaactttgaataaaaactcttttgaaggatgtaaaatatatttaggagcaaagagtaaaatatttttgatttagcacgagatctctaaagaatatttatgatatattccttattcgagcttgttgccttattgatgttgcaaatgtgatctaaaaaatatcataacttgatatttattatttgatcaaattgccttagagatatattccataaaatataattttgatatttttagaataatggaatatctcttctataaatagtcttgaaaataatttagctgGTTTGACAATTTGACTTTGATCCGGATTAATTaaaatcatgtcctaatggagaggatctaagtgtatttaaattttatgtttaatcgtataaataccaaaataaataatatattgaaGATATTCTTTCACAATCCCTGGAAGTTCCAGGCCAACGCATTCATAATGATTGGCGGGTCTGCAAAGCAGTCCCCGCCATTAAATCGTTATTGAATTCAAAATATGTACAGATTGAATATCAATATCACTTAGTTGGTCTTGGGCTTTTTCAGTAATTTCTCTCTGCTCCGAATTTGTTCTTCTACGTTTAGAGTCCACTATAATTAAACTATCTGGCCCATTTATGTCTCCCTCCAAAAAAGAGTTTTTGAATTTGATATATAAGGCTGATATATCTCCATATGCTTATTTGTCTCCGAGTTGCCTTTTATCAGGCCTGCAATTTCTCCCTTATCACTTATACTGATTTGTCCCCCTATCCTTGATTTTGTGCTGATTTGTTGGTTTTGAGCTTCTATTACGGGACTTACCTTATCTGATGCATCCTCATCTTTCCCATCAGAATTTCTCACATGTACACTGCCGCCACTACGGAGCCATTTAGCCCCCATAGTATGTGTTCTTCTCCTTGGGTCTGCACGAAGCCAGGCACCATATGGTTGTTCGATTTGTTCCATTGGCCTATCAAAAATGCTATCACAAAAGCGCTCCCCATGTCCAATCAACCCACATATGAAACAAAACGTAGGAATTGCTTCATATTTAAAGTTAACCCAACACCACTCTTTTTCTGATTTCCTTAACTTCATTCTACGTTTAATGGGTGAAACAACGGTATTGAAACTCTTATACGAAGAAAGTCTCTCCATACTCCAACAAAATTATTATGATCTCCGTCAATGTATTTCCCCAAGTAGTTGCCAACATCCGTAGCTACCCGTTGTGATATATATCTGGTACTCATGTCATGTAACTGAACCCACACATCAATGTTTCTGATCTCTACTGTCCTAGGGTTGTCTCCCTCTTTAAGCCTTTCAAATACCAGATGGAACTTTCCAAACATCCAGGGGCTCCCTTCAATCACCCTCCGaatgtcaattttatggtagaattGGAATAAGAATCTGTTAGAGTCCAGTTGCTTCATATAAACCCCACGTCCAGGTCTCCAAAGTGAGGCCATCTTATGTTGCATAACTTGAAAGTCTATGTGTGAATCTGTAAGAAAGTGTCCCACTAAACACCATCTTGTGTCGATTTCGCTTAAATCTTCCTCCACATTCTCACAGTTCAGTCCACTATACT carries:
- the LOC141691808 gene encoding uncharacterized protein LOC141691808, yielding MDKHKSTMKEMKDAFATIQLEDEEYSGLNCENVEEDLSEIDTRWCLVGHFLTDSHIDFQVMQHKMASLWRPGRGVYMKQLDSNRFLFQFYHKIDIRRVIEGSPWMFGKFHLVFERLKEGDNPRTVEIRNIDVWVQLHDMSTRYISQRVATDVGNYLGKYIDGDHNNFVGVWRDFLRIRVSIPLFHPLNVE